GAGGAGGAGCGCGCGGGCGACGTAGACGAACACGGCGGCGACGAGGAGGATCGAACCCCACACGAGGACGGCGAAGGTCGTCGCCCCGACAGCCGAAGCGGCGATCATCGGCGCTCACCACCCCCCGTTTCGTCCGGGGCGTCGTTCCCGCCCCGCCCCCCGCCCTCGCCGGGAGCAGGCGGCTCGGTTCCGCCGTCAGCGACCGGGTCGTCGAGCGCGCGGATCCGCCCGTCGATGGCGTCGAGGTCGGCCCCGGCGTCGGACAGCGCGCTCGCGACGAGGGTGACAGCGACGGAAGCGCCTGTCGCGCCGGCGAAGGCGACGAGGAACGACGGCTCCGGCAACGCGCCGCCGAGTCCGGGCACCGCCGCCAGCGGTCCGCGCAACATCGGAAAGTGCGCGACGCCGACAGCGATCCCCGAGAGGCCGGCGAGAATCGCTCCGGGACCGGAGAGCCGTTCGGTGTACAGCCCTGCGAGGAAGGGGAAAAACACCGCGGCGGCCAGCAGGTCGGCACTCAAGAACAGCCGGAGGACGCTGTACCCCTGCGCGCCGATGAAGATCGCTCCGACCGCGACCGCGACGGTCAGCCCCCGGCCGCCGAGCCAGAGGGTCCGCTGGTCGGCGTCGACCAGCCTGGCGAGGTCGGCGGTGACGACGCTGGCGATGGCGTTGAACATCGTGTCGGCCGAACTCATCACGAGCAGGACGACCAACACGACGACGGCAAGGGTGACCCACGTCGGGAACGCCGCCTCGAGGACGAGAAAGAAGGCGACGCTGGCGGTGTCGGGACCGGTGAGACCGAGCGCGGCGGCCGCGACGCCGAACAGTCCCGCGAGCAGGATCATCGGGACGACGACAACGGCGGCGGCCCCGAAGCCGCGGCGCAGGGACGTCTCGCCGTCGGCGGCGTACACGCGCTGCCAGATACCCTGGTTCAGCATGTTCGCGCCGAGGATGGCGAAGGCGACGTAGATCCCGAACTCGACGCCCGGACGGAACCCGGGGTCGAGAAGCGTCGCGTCGGCGGCGACCGCAGCAGCGTGGATCTCGCCCGTCCCGCCGAGGGCGACGAGCGCGCCGCCGAACCCGACCGCCAACAGCGGGAGGACGACGAGCGTCTGGATCGTGTCGGTGACGATGCTGGCGACGAGGCCGCCGTAGACGGTGTAGACGAGGACGAACCCGCCGACGAGCAGCGCCGTCTGCCACTGGGGGACGCCGGCGACGAGCGAGAGCGCGCCGGCGATACCCGTCATCTCGGCGGCGAGGAAGACGAACATGTAGAACACCGAGACGACGAGTACGAAGAGATACATCGCCGCGCCGAAGCGGGCGTAGGCGAACTCCGTCAGCGAGTGCCCCGAGGGCATCACGGATCGGATCCGGGAGCCGACGGGGATGAACAACAAGAGCGGAATCGTGCTACCGACGGCGTAGCCCAAGATTGCGGGCAGGCCGCCGAAGGCGGCCCCCGCCTCGGCGGGGCTGAACAGGATCCAGGCCCCCATCATCGAGGCGACGACCGTCGCCGTCACCGTGCCGTGGCCGGCG
The genomic region above belongs to Natronomonas moolapensis 8.8.11 and contains:
- a CDS encoding sodium:solute symporter family transporter, with translation MVSSALVLGVTAATVAAVTAVGLLAARGRVDSVEDFISARDSAGHGTVTATVVASMMGAWILFSPAEAGAAFGGLPAILGYAVGSTIPLLLFIPVGSRIRSVMPSGHSLTEFAYARFGAAMYLFVLVVSVFYMFVFLAAEMTGIAGALSLVAGVPQWQTALLVGGFVLVYTVYGGLVASIVTDTIQTLVVLPLLAVGFGGALVALGGTGEIHAAAVAADATLLDPGFRPGVEFGIYVAFAILGANMLNQGIWQRVYAADGETSLRRGFGAAAVVVVPMILLAGLFGVAAAALGLTGPDTASVAFFLVLEAAFPTWVTLAVVVLVVLLVMSSADTMFNAIASVVTADLARLVDADQRTLWLGGRGLTVAVAVGAIFIGAQGYSVLRLFLSADLLAAAVFFPFLAGLYTERLSGPGAILAGLSGIAVGVAHFPMLRGPLAAVPGLGGALPEPSFLVAFAGATGASVAVTLVASALSDAGADLDAIDGRIRALDDPVADGGTEPPAPGEGGGRGGNDAPDETGGGERR